A section of the Oncorhynchus nerka isolate Pitt River linkage group LG3, Oner_Uvic_2.0, whole genome shotgun sequence genome encodes:
- the LOC135565366 gene encoding kalirin-like, with the protein MNPNFIQEVAPEFLVSLADVTCAFGETVVLCCKVCGRPKPNVTLKGPDQSPLVNNSRFTINIRDTGDILLKICNLMPQDTGIYTCVAVNDHGTASSSASIKVQGIPAAPARPVAQEASSNAVIVHWLPPASSANCAVSSYTVEYRQEDSLVWQQSVVSTVDVCVKIEDLIPGGHYQFRVSASNPWGISPPSEPSNMVTLPSGTSTYDGTGIQWKGNFESSFTEICEIGRGRFSVVRKCLNKASKKEVAVKYVTKKMQKKEQVAHEADILCHVQHPQLVALTDTYESPTSLMLVFELLEGGRLLDYLVAHDELMEEKVAFFVKDTLEALQHLHTCRVVHLDLKPENLLVDLHVPVPCIKLIDFGDAVQVSGHRYVHLLLGNPEFAAPELIQGTPVSLSTDVWSAGVLAYVMLSGVSPFLDESLEETCVNICKLDFCFPEDYFQGVSQAARDFIKSTLQQDPRKRPSATTCLQHPWVGAHSGDYSKNPLDTGRLASFIDRRRQLHDVRPVTNIKGLVTSSMGHTL; encoded by the exons ATGAATCCCAATTTTATACAAGAAG TGGCTCCAGAGTTCCTGGTCTCACTAGCGGATGTGACATGTGCATTCGGGGAGACGGTGGTCCTGTGCTGCAAAGTGTGTGGACGTCCCAAACCCAACGTCACTCTGAAAGGACCCGATCAGAGCCCGCTTGTCAACAACAGCAGGTTCACCATAAACATTAG GGATACGGGCGACATTCTGCTCAAGATCTGTAACCTGATGCCCCAGGACACCGGCATCTACACCTGTGTGGCCGTCAACGACCATGGTACCGCCTCCTCCTCCGCCTCCATCAAAGTACAAG GTATTCCAGCAGCACCTGCGAGGCCAGTGGCCCAGGAGGCCAGTAGCAATGCAGTGATCGTCCACTGGCTCCCCCCAGCAAGCTCAGCTAACTGTGCTGTGTCTAGCTACACAGTGGAGTACAGGCAGGAAG ACTCCCTGGTGTGGCAGCAGTCGGTGGTCTCCACCGTAGATGTGTGTGTGAAAATTGAAGATCTCATTCCTGGGGGGCACTACCAGTTCCGGGTCAGTGCCAGTAACCCCTGGGGTATCAGTCCGCCAAGCGAGCCCTCAAACATGGTGACCCTGCCCAGCGGGA CTTCCACATATGATGGAACGGGCATTCAGTGGAAAGGCAACTTTGAATCGTCTTTCACAGAAATTTGTGAGATCGGACG ggGCCGATTCTCTGTAGTGAGAAAGTGTCTGAACAAGGCCAGTAAGAAGGAGGTGGCTGTGAAGTACGTCACTAAGAAGATGCAGAAGAAGGAGCAGGTAGCCCACGAGGCGGACATCTTATGCCACGTCCAGCATCCTCAGCTGGTGGCTCTGACCGACACCTACGAGTCCCCCACCTCCCTCATGCTGGTCTTCGAGCT GCTGGAGGGCGGGAGGCTGCTGGACTACTTGGTGGCCCATGATGAGCtgatggaggagaaggtggccTTCTTTGTGAAGGACACCTTAGAGGCATTGCAGCACCTCCACACCTGCAGAGTGGTACATTTAGACTTAAAG CCTGAGAACCTCCTGGTGGATCTCCACGTGCCTGTTCCCTGCATCAAGCTCATAGACTTTGGAGATGCGGTCCAGGTGTCTGGCCACCGTTATGTCCACCTGCTCCTGGGAAACCCAGAGTTTGCTGCTCCGGAGCTGATCCAGGGCACCCCGGTGTCGCTGAGCACGGACGTGTGGAGCGCCGGTGTCCTGGCCTACGTCATGCTGAGCGGCGTCTCGCCCTTCCTGGACGAGAGCCTAGAGGAAACGTGCGTCAACATCTGCAAGCTGGACTTCTGCTTCCCCGAGGACTACTTCCAGGGAGTGAGTCAGGCGGCCCGGGACTTCATCAAATCTACCCTGCagcaggaccccaggaagaggccCAGTGCCACCACCTGTCTCCAGCATCCCTGGGTGGGTGCCCACAGTGGAGACTACTCCAAGAACCCACTGGACACTGGTCGCCTGGCCTCCTTCATTGACAGACGGCGGCAGCTGCACGATGTGCGCCCCGTCACCAACATCAAGGGACTGGTGACCAGTAGCATGGGACACACCCTATAA
- the LOC115108191 gene encoding uridine 5'-monophosphate synthase-like, with protein MENDCLESLILKLHDVQAVKFGTFTLKSGITSPIYFDLRVIVSYPSLMNQVSMYLYQRAKDEDLKYNSLCGVPYTALPLATIICSKHELPMLIRRKEAKDYGTKKIIEGTIHPGDTCLIIEDVVTSGSSVMETALVLQAEGLKVTDTIVLMDREQGGRAMLAKKGIALHSVISVSKLLHVLLQADRIDYPTAQSVRRFIQENNTYKPSGEKNGSPVAKLAELTYGDRAQLRTTHPLAAQLFRLMEEKKTNLCVSADVTGCEDLLQLADSLGPQMCVLKTHVDILRDFSPAFIQPLKDLAHKHNFLIFEDRKFADIGNTVKHQYEGGLYQIASWSHMVNAHAVPGPGVVEGLSVVGLPLDRGCLLIAQMSSQGSLATGDYTQAVVKMAEEHSDFVFGFISGSKISSKPEFLHMTPGVQMQSEGDGLGQQYSSPDDVIYKKESDVIIVGRGILGASDRVKAATEYREAGWNAYVKRLAASRQ; from the exons ATGGAAAACGATTGCCTTGAAAGTTTAATCTTAAAGTTACATGATGTTCAGGCCGTGAAATTCGGAACGTTCACGCTGAAGAGTGGAATAACATCGCCGATTTATTTTGATCTCAGAGTTATTGTTTCCTACCCATCGCTTATGAACCAG gTATCAATGTATCTTTACCAACGCGCCAAAGATGAGGACTTGAAATACAACTCACTGTGTGGTGTACCATACACTGCTCTGCCCCTGGCTACAATCATCTGCTCCAAACACGAGCTGCCTATGCTGATCCGAAGAAAAGAAGCCAAAGACTATG GAACTAAGAAGATTATAGAGGGGACCATTCACCCTGGAGACACTTGTCTGATCATCGAGGATGTCGTGACCAGCGGCAGCAGCGTCATGGAGACGGCCCTGGTGCTTCAGGCGGAGGGTTTAAAGGTCACCGATACCATCGTGCTGATGGACAGGGAGCAGGGAGGTAGGGCCATGCTGGCCAAGAAGGGCATCGCGCTCCACTCCGTCATCTCAGTCTCCAAACTCCTCCACGTTCTGCTCCAGGCGGACCGCATCGATTATCCCACCGCCCAGAGCGTGCGCAGGTTCATCCAGGAGAACAACACCTACAAGCCCTCAGGGGAGAAGAACGGCTCGCCTGTGGCTAAGCTGGCGGAGTTGACCTATGGCGACAGGGCCCAGCTCCGAACCACACACCCTCTGGCTGCCCAGCTCTTCAGGTTGATGGAGGAGAAGAAGACCAACCTGTGTGTGTCGGCGGACGTGACAGGCTGCGAGGATCTGCTGCAGTTGGCTGACTCTCTGGGGCCTCAGATGTGCGTGCTGAAGACTCACGTGGACATCCTGCGGGACTTCAGCCCAGCCTTCATCCAGCCCCTCAAGGACCTGGCCCACAAACACAACTTCCTCATCTTTGAGGACCGCAAGTTTGCTGACATCGGGAACACGGTCAAGCACCAGTATGAAG GTGGGCTCTACCAGATCGCCTCGTGGTCTCATATGGTGAATGCCCATGCGGTGCCAGGCCCTGGGGTGGTAGAGGGGCTCAGTGTGGTGGGCCTCCCACTGGACCGCGGCTGTCTCCTCATAGCTCAGATGAGCTCCCAGGGTTCCCTAGCAACAGGGGACTACACGCAGGCTGTG GTGAAAATGGCTGAGGAGCACTCTGACTTTGTGTTTGGGTTCATCTCTGGCTCCAAGATCAGCAGCAAGCCTGAATTCCTACATATGACTCCAGGGGTGCAGATGCAGTCAGAAG GAGACGGTCTTGGCCAGCAGTATTCCAGTCCTGATGATGTGATCTATAAAAAAGAATCGGACGTCATCATTGTTGGCCGTGGTATCCTGGGGGCCTCTGATAGGGTGAAGGCTGCCACAGAGTACAGAGAGGCCGGCTGGAACGCCTACGTCAAGAGACTCGCCGCGTCAAGACAATGA